A single region of the Mannheimia bovis genome encodes:
- the parE gene encoding DNA topoisomerase IV subunit B, translating to MSEKRYGADEITVLKDLEPVQLRPGMYTDTTRPNHLGQEVIDNSVDEALSGYADKIDVILHADNSLEVIDNGRGMPVDIHSTEKISGVELILTKLHAGGKFSNKNYTFSGGLHGVGISVVNALSERVEIQIKRGGEVYSIAFANGAKVEELTVIGTCPKKQTGTTVRFYPNPKYFDSPRFSVSRLRHLLRAKAVLCPKLTINFIDKINNTEETWYYEDGLSDYLTEALNGYETVPNPPFIGDVTAETEAVSWALTWLPEGGELVAESYVNLIPTAQGGTHVNGLRNGLLKAMVEFCEIHNLLPKGVKLTADDVWNRCAYVLSLKIQEPQFAGQTKERLSSRQASSYVDNTLKDAFSLWLNQNVQTGKLIAEMAISSAQSRLRAAKKVVRKKLVSGPALPGKLADCTAQDLSRTELFLVEGDSAGGSAKQARDKEYQAILPLRGKILNTWEVSSDQVLASQEVHDIAIALGIDPDSDNLEELRYGKVCILADADSDGLHIATLLCALFLRHFPQLVKNGHVYVAMPPLYRIDIGKDEVHYALDESEKEAILARLAKKKGKPNVQRFKGLGEMNPSQLRETTMEPSTRRLVQLTFDESVEVEEGEISTFEIMDMLLGKKRAEDRKQWLQNRGDEADLAV from the coding sequence ATGTCAGAAAAACGCTATGGAGCGGATGAAATTACCGTTCTGAAAGATCTTGAGCCTGTGCAGCTTCGTCCGGGTATGTACACCGATACCACACGCCCGAACCATTTAGGGCAAGAGGTGATTGATAACAGTGTGGATGAGGCACTATCAGGTTATGCGGATAAAATTGATGTTATTCTTCACGCCGATAATTCGTTGGAAGTGATTGATAATGGGCGAGGAATGCCGGTGGATATTCACTCTACCGAAAAAATTTCCGGTGTTGAGCTTATCTTAACTAAACTGCACGCTGGCGGTAAGTTTTCGAATAAAAATTACACCTTTTCAGGTGGTTTACACGGGGTGGGGATTTCGGTAGTAAATGCACTTTCCGAACGGGTAGAAATTCAGATCAAACGTGGCGGAGAGGTTTATTCCATTGCCTTTGCTAACGGCGCGAAAGTGGAAGAGCTGACGGTTATCGGCACTTGCCCGAAAAAGCAAACCGGTACGACTGTGCGTTTTTACCCGAACCCAAAATATTTTGATAGCCCACGTTTTTCGGTCAGCCGTTTACGTCATTTATTGCGTGCGAAAGCGGTACTTTGCCCGAAACTGACCATCAACTTCATTGATAAAATCAATAACACCGAAGAAACTTGGTACTACGAAGACGGTTTATCCGATTATTTAACGGAAGCCTTAAATGGTTATGAAACAGTGCCAAATCCACCGTTTATTGGCGATGTAACCGCCGAAACGGAAGCGGTAAGCTGGGCGTTAACTTGGTTACCTGAAGGTGGGGAGTTAGTAGCAGAAAGCTATGTAAACCTCATTCCAACGGCTCAAGGTGGTACTCACGTTAATGGTTTGCGTAACGGCTTGTTAAAAGCAATGGTGGAGTTCTGCGAAATTCATAATTTATTGCCGAAAGGGGTGAAACTGACGGCAGATGATGTGTGGAATCGTTGTGCTTATGTGCTTTCACTCAAAATTCAAGAACCGCAATTTGCAGGGCAAACCAAAGAGCGTTTGTCTTCCCGCCAAGCCTCAAGCTATGTGGATAACACCTTAAAAGATGCGTTTAGTTTATGGTTAAACCAAAACGTACAAACGGGTAAATTGATTGCAGAAATGGCAATCAGTTCTGCTCAAAGCCGTTTGCGTGCAGCGAAAAAAGTAGTGCGTAAAAAGCTCGTGAGTGGACCGGCTCTGCCGGGTAAATTGGCGGATTGTACCGCTCAAGATTTAAGCCGCACCGAACTTTTCTTGGTGGAGGGGGATTCTGCGGGTGGCTCGGCAAAACAGGCTCGCGATAAAGAGTATCAAGCCATTCTTCCGTTACGTGGTAAGATTTTGAACACTTGGGAAGTTTCATCAGATCAAGTGTTAGCCTCGCAAGAGGTGCACGATATTGCGATTGCATTGGGGATCGATCCTGATAGCGATAATTTAGAGGAATTACGCTACGGTAAGGTTTGTATTCTAGCAGATGCCGATTCAGACGGTTTACATATTGCAACGTTGCTTTGTGCATTATTCCTCCGCCATTTCCCACAATTAGTGAAAAACGGACACGTTTATGTGGCAATGCCACCGCTTTACCGTATTGATATTGGTAAAGACGAAGTGCATTACGCCTTAGACGAGAGCGAAAAAGAGGCAATTTTGGCTCGTCTTGCTAAGAAAAAAGGCAAGCCGAATGTGCAACGCTTTAAAGGATTGGGCGAAATGAACCCAAGCCAGTTACGTGAAACGACAATGGAGCCTAGCACTCGTCGTTTAGTGCAATTAACCTTTGATGAAAGCGTTGAAGTGGAAGAGGGCGAAATTAGTACCTTTGAGATTATGGATATGCTACTCGGCAAAAAAAGAGCGGAAGATCGTAAACAATGGCTGCAAAATCGAGGTGATGAAGCAGATTTAGCGGTTTAG
- a CDS encoding Cu(I)-responsive transcriptional regulator has protein sequence MNISQAAEKTGLSTKQIRDYEKAGLLPAPNRTQSGYRFYNEADLDRLFFICNARKVGFSLAQITALLKLNDNPNRTSREVKQLTEQHIAELEQKINDLNEMLKLLRSWSRTCCGNNSPECSILNGLRDH, from the coding sequence ATGAATATCAGCCAAGCCGCCGAAAAAACAGGGTTATCCACCAAACAAATTCGTGATTATGAAAAAGCGGGGTTACTTCCGGCTCCAAATCGTACACAATCTGGTTATCGTTTTTATAATGAAGCTGATTTAGACCGATTATTTTTTATTTGTAATGCAAGAAAAGTGGGTTTCTCACTTGCTCAAATTACCGCATTATTGAAATTAAATGATAATCCAAACCGCACTAGCCGAGAGGTTAAACAACTTACCGAGCAGCATATTGCGGAGCTGGAACAAAAAATAAATGATTTAAACGAAATGCTGAAATTACTCAGAAGTTGGAGCCGCACTTGCTGCGGCAACAACAGCCCTGAATGTTCGATTTTGAATGGATTGAGAGATCATTGA
- a CDS encoding DUF411 domain-containing protein — protein MKSTLFKTTTLWAATALFSLAYAQSTVEVWKTPTCGCCNFWIDHLKENGFGVKANDTGNQAIHQKLNLQPKLQACHSAMVDGYLIEGHVPAEDIKRLLTEKPVDAVGLIVPKMPIGSPGMDQPKHNGVKEKYDVLLLKKDGSTTIFNTHNDK, from the coding sequence ATGAAATCAACACTATTTAAAACTACCACTCTATGGGCTGCAACCGCTCTATTTTCGCTGGCTTATGCACAATCAACCGTAGAAGTATGGAAAACGCCAACTTGTGGTTGTTGTAACTTTTGGATCGATCATTTAAAAGAGAATGGTTTTGGCGTGAAAGCCAATGATACCGGTAATCAAGCAATCCATCAAAAACTTAACTTACAACCCAAATTACAAGCCTGCCATAGTGCAATGGTTGATGGCTATTTGATTGAAGGACACGTTCCTGCCGAAGATATCAAACGCTTACTAACAGAAAAACCTGTAGATGCGGTAGGACTAATCGTACCTAAAATGCCGATTGGTTCACCGGGTATGGATCAACCAAAACATAATGGGGTAAAAGAAAAATATGATGTGCTATTGCTGAAAAAAGATGGCTCAACAACCATTTTCAACACCCATAATGATAAATAA
- the folB gene encoding dihydroneopterin aldolase has product MSDKVFIRELTAFASIGAYDWEHTIKQRLVFNIDMAWDFSKAAETDDVQYCLNYAEVSEKVLHFVESQPFKLVETVAHQLAELLQKEYQLSWIRIELHKPKAVAQASSVGVIVERGHQ; this is encoded by the coding sequence ATGAGTGATAAAGTGTTTATCCGAGAGCTAACTGCGTTTGCATCTATTGGGGCTTATGATTGGGAGCATACTATCAAACAGCGTTTAGTATTTAATATTGATATGGCGTGGGATTTTTCCAAAGCCGCAGAAACCGATGATGTGCAGTATTGCTTAAATTATGCCGAAGTGTCGGAAAAAGTCCTACATTTTGTCGAATCTCAACCGTTTAAGTTAGTGGAAACTGTTGCTCATCAACTGGCAGAGTTATTGCAAAAAGAGTACCAACTTTCTTGGATTCGCATTGAATTACATAAACCAAAAGCGGTGGCTCAAGCAAGTAGTGTGGGGGTAATTGTGGAACGAGGTCATCAATGA
- a CDS encoding DMT family transporter — protein MTSYSLKLGYFSLIVATLFWGGNFVLGKVLSGSVQPITLTYLRWLPAFLILALLFFRPTLRAIPLFKPRLGVMWLLGLLGVILFPATLYEGLKTTTALNASLYLAISPVLVLFLNRLAFKEKISPIILTGAIISLLGVLWLLMQGEFSLLFNLSINKGDLWAIASTVSWALYCCVIRLRPQGINNTVFLTVLVGLAVITLTPFFIYEYVTESAKNLVNLTALQWSGIGYLVIGPSILSYAFWNFGIAIVGSAKGTVMTNFTPLFAAIFSIILLNEAVHIYHIISAVLITAGILICSYKKY, from the coding sequence ATGACTTCGTACTCACTGAAACTTGGCTATTTCAGTTTAATTGTGGCTACCCTTTTCTGGGGTGGAAATTTTGTATTAGGTAAAGTGTTAAGCGGCTCAGTTCAGCCTATCACATTAACATATTTGCGGTGGCTTCCGGCATTTTTAATTTTAGCGTTGCTCTTTTTTCGCCCGACTTTACGAGCAATACCCTTATTCAAACCCCGTTTAGGTGTAATGTGGCTGCTAGGGCTACTTGGGGTAATTTTATTCCCCGCAACCTTATATGAAGGCTTAAAAACCACAACGGCACTCAATGCCAGCCTCTATTTAGCCATTTCGCCTGTCTTGGTGCTGTTTTTAAATCGACTTGCTTTTAAAGAGAAAATTAGCCCGATTATTTTAACAGGTGCAATTATTAGCTTGCTCGGTGTGCTGTGGCTATTAATGCAAGGAGAGTTTTCTCTCTTATTCAACCTTTCAATTAATAAAGGCGATTTATGGGCGATTGCCTCCACCGTAAGCTGGGCACTTTATTGCTGTGTGATTCGGCTACGTCCGCAAGGCATAAATAATACCGTATTTCTTACTGTATTAGTTGGGTTAGCCGTTATTACATTAACACCTTTTTTTATTTATGAATATGTAACAGAATCTGCAAAAAATTTAGTAAATTTGACCGCTTTACAATGGAGCGGAATAGGTTATTTAGTTATTGGACCGTCCATTCTCTCTTACGCTTTTTGGAATTTTGGTATTGCGATAGTGGGTTCAGCTAAAGGAACGGTAATGACTAACTTCACACCACTGTTTGCAGCCATTTTTAGTATCATTTTATTAAATGAAGCAGTCCATATTTACCATATTATTAGTGCCGTATTGATTACGGCAGGCATACTGATTTGTAGCTATAAAAAATATTAA
- a CDS encoding heavy-metal-associated domain-containing protein, protein MTIKLQLDGLHCGNCVKSVEKALNEVAGVTQALVTLENQTAVVEGEVLAEDLIAAVEDIGFEAKLA, encoded by the coding sequence ATGACAATCAAATTACAACTAGACGGATTACATTGCGGCAACTGCGTAAAAAGTGTCGAAAAAGCCTTAAATGAAGTGGCAGGTGTAACTCAAGCCCTAGTAACCTTAGAAAATCAAACTGCGGTAGTTGAAGGCGAAGTTTTGGCTGAAGATTTAATTGCAGCAGTTGAAGATATTGGTTTTGAAGCGAAATTAGCGTGA
- the plsY gene encoding glycerol-3-phosphate 1-O-acyltransferase PlsY, with translation MTLIPYLLILIGYLLGSISSAIIFCKLAGLPDPRETGSHNAGATNVLRIGGKSAALGVLLFDILKGTLPVAMGIYFGLSPSELGFIALAVCLGHIFPVFFQFKGGKGVATAFGAISALSFIVAGGAICTWLLVFLISGYSSLSAVLTALVVPFYIWWFEPQFTFPVALVCCLLVYRHHDNIQRLWRGQEDKVWGKLKKKV, from the coding sequence ATGACTTTAATTCCCTATTTATTGATCTTGATTGGCTATTTGCTAGGCTCAATTTCAAGTGCGATTATTTTTTGCAAACTTGCAGGCTTGCCCGATCCAAGAGAAACCGGCTCGCATAATGCAGGTGCGACCAATGTGCTACGCATTGGTGGAAAAAGTGCCGCATTAGGTGTGTTGCTGTTCGATATTTTAAAAGGCACATTACCTGTAGCAATGGGAATTTATTTTGGCTTATCCCCTTCAGAACTTGGTTTTATTGCATTAGCGGTTTGTCTGGGGCATATCTTCCCGGTTTTCTTTCAATTCAAAGGAGGAAAAGGCGTTGCTACTGCATTTGGGGCAATTTCTGCGTTGAGTTTTATTGTTGCAGGTGGAGCAATTTGTACTTGGCTTTTGGTGTTTTTGATTTCCGGATATTCTTCGTTAAGTGCCGTACTTACCGCTCTAGTTGTACCGTTCTATATTTGGTGGTTTGAACCGCAATTTACCTTCCCGGTAGCGTTGGTGTGCTGTTTATTGGTTTACCGCCACCACGATAATATTCAACGCCTATGGCGTGGACAAGAAGATAAAGTGTGGGGTAAATTGAAGAAGAAAGTATAA